AGCAGCGTCAACGTCAAAAATTATGGAAGGATGATCCACAGCTCCAAAGTGCAGTTTCGCTTTCTGCATTGCCAGGTCAGCATCGCAAGTACATTCACGTCCATTTTCCATATGCAGTCACCTGTAATTCAGCCAATACATTTGCTCAGTGTATTTGAAAGTACTTTTCTCACCGTTTGGCTTTTTCTGACAAGGGTGTGTTTTAACGGCCTTTAGCCCAGAACGGCGACGTACGTCTTTGTAGCAACTGGCACCTTTTATGCGTTCGCATTATTTAATTTAGACAAAACAGCATCTTAATACAGGATCGTGGCCGTCAGCGTTTGCTGAAGACTTCCATTAACTAAAGACAGTTTCAAACAGGAATCGTGCAAAATGAGCAGCTCTTCCTGGGCAAGGAAGGCTTAGATGAGGGTGTTAAGATTTTTTGCAACCGTGTGAAACAAACCAGTTATGTCAAGGTGATTAACCGAAAGCACAAGGATTCACCGCATGTGTCTGAACTTGCCGTGCAGTGGGGATTGCAACACGTCTTTGTTAGGTTCACAATGTCCCACTTATATGAAGGGCTGGGAGGAGAGCCCAGCGCCGCCCAGAGGCGCTCAGGGGTAGAGCAGATGCTGCTCCGGGGACACGGGCGGGAACAACGCTTTCTCTGTGTCACACCAaaacctttttcttttttcttccctTGTCTTTTTCAAAGATGCCAAATTCATGGTGCGGTCGTAGTCATCCTACGTTAATTTACTCAGACCAAAACTTCACCTCCCTATCGTGGATTTGAAAACACCCTAATACCATCTTGTTTCTTCAAGTTGATTCCTTAACACTAAATATCATTAAATTAAggaaagtatataaataaatataggaAAGTTTACATTGCTCCAAATATCAGTATTCATCATAAACATATGTATATCCATTGTGTATagaataaatgtatatattgaTTTAATAAGGACTTCACTGTTGCGAGGTGCCAGACTTGCTTAGACCACGTAGTTTGCCATAGCAGATATTTCAAAATCTcccctctctcgctctctcttcTTATAGGACATACATGACTGCTTCTTGGACCTCTTTCAGACACACCTTCACTTTGTTTCTAACACCACCACTGGGCTAACCTACCAGGTGAGGCTTCCACCATAAAAAGTACTTGTCTGAAATAAACACCTCTGTTATCAGCATCTGAAATGGCTTCTCAGAGCCAAAGGCTTTTTTCTTACAATAGGTCAACATGCCCGTTTTGCATTCCTCTATTAGCTCCTGAGAGATATGAAACAGCCGCTGTTTTTTTCCAATTTCTTAACCAAAGTGAGGTCACGTAAGGCCCAGGAACCATGGGGGGCGCAGACGGGGGCTGAACGTACATTACAGGGCATGCAGCAAACACAGCCAAGCGCTAAAAGACACATCGAACCAACATGCTGCTTCAAGAGACAGTTGCATATATTTTTTGGTGAAGCAGAACaagttgtgattttttttatatgcaCAGGAACTAGTTTTGCTTACATTTTGAAAAAGGTGGTCAGAGGAACAGTAACAGCACCGGACGCTATGAAGGAAACATCCATGAATCTCTAATGACTACAGAGATCTGGCACATGGACATTATATTTATTGCACCTGCAATGCCACAAAGAGGATTTCAGTCCACTGTGTTTTTACAAATTATTGACTTTAATTGCATCGTTTTTCTTTAATTCAGGACATACAATTATACTTATGATGCATCTACCTACCATTATTCTTACTATGCATCCAAATACAAGGAGTCCAAAAAGCAGTTTTTCAGTGTTCAGAAACATCAAGCCAAGTAAATATTTGACTAGCAGACATGGTTATATTACGGAGCCTGATATTATTTACTTTTATAGCAGTATATTTAGAGCAGTTCAAGTTTAGCTCAAAGATACACCTGCGATTCTGTACTTAATATCTGCTCACTATTCCATTTCCTTAACCAATGTAGCACCTGAAGCCATGTACTTGCATCTAAAGTattatttcaaatgaaaatatagGAGTATTCATCTGTGATTGCCGTCTTCTGTAGGGAACACTACCTCTTAGGGACCTTACTGTTTGCAAACTGCAGTCCAGTGGGAATGACACAGACCGCTTTGGCTTTGAAATCAGTGGTAAGTGGCCGTATCTTTACAGCAACCTACATCTTACTTTCTGTCCATCATGACGGGATACTGTATGACATCACGTTTCTTTTGGTTGGGATAAACTGTTTCAACTTGCAGACGGTAAAGAGATCCCGTCTGTTAGCTTGAATGATGTGTCTATAAGGATCAGCAAAATGAGTAACACATAGTAACTATGAAACAGGGGTAAACACACATTGTTATTGAGAATTGCTGTTCATCTAAGCTTcgcattttgttttattacgACACTACAAGTGAGCCTAGTTTGCAACACGGGTTGGGTATATATTGTCCAAGTAAATGACACATTACCAGATAACACAAAAATGgtgctgtattattattattattattattattattatattattattattattattattattgttgttgttgttgttgttaaatgTCACAGTAAATATATATGCTTTAATGGTATAAAATATAAACTGTCGTCGTATTAAGTCTTCATTCATTAATTGACAACAGAATCATCTCAGATGATTCTAGATGGAAAGACTGGTGGTTTGTGGATGTTGCTGTTTGATTGAAGGTCTTAATTTCCGGAAATGCTGCTGTGGCGGTTTGATACATTCTGGGAAATTAGTGCATTTCTACTGGGAAGCAACACCTGAAAATATTATGGGTGTTTGTAGTGTATTTAAGAAGAAAGTGGTAAGACAGCAACAGAGCAATGTGACAGAACCAGAACCAAGCTATCCGAATGCTGCAAGATGTCATGATGAAGGTGTCAATTAAGCAGCAAAGCCTTAAACTACATCTGTGTTTTGTaactattattataataattattattgtcaaTAATATTATTATCATCGTCATTATCTTTAAAGAACAGTCTTTGGTGTAGACTGCTTCGGAGAGACTGCTAAACGTCCATTTTTCTGTGGCCCTTCGGCAGGTGTTGGTTTGAACCCCATTATTGTATACTGCTGTAGTCGAGAGGAGCTGGAGACCTGGTTTGGGTATCTGAAAGAGCACGTGGAGGGCAATGGAGGTACTGTGGTGGAAGAAGAAGCCAAAACATACACCAGAGTCAAGGTATGTCTTCATGTTGCCCTTAGAACtaaaactatatattttttaacgGTCGGCAGATTTAATCAAAACAGCTGAAATGTGGTGGCAAATTAGGTCTGAAAGATGTTTGACTGATACAGCGTTTCAGCTAGCTATCCTGTTTCATTATACTCCTCAGGGTAATAAACAACACAGAGTCATTGAGATACAGGAGACTTGGCCCTGAATCCCTGAATGCCTTAGATAATCGTGCTCCTTTACTTGCTTGTTTAACTCCATGCTTGTTGGGCTATAGCCACCGTGTTGTGCCAGCTGAAGCAATGCAGTGCATCTCTCCATTTTCAAAATAGTTTATGGAGGCAAACTAATACGGGTCAATAATATGATGGTAACTTGATTTCTGACAACCACCAGAACCCAGAGTGTATGGTGAAGTCCAGGGAGGAGCTGAGGAACTCAGTGAAGAACGAGCCAATTTATGAATGGGAGGGGTCCCACAGGGATTCTCTGGGCCCGATTACCTACGTGTCCAAAGTGAAGGTCCAGCACGTGCCCTGTGAAGTAAGAACCTGCTATTCTGGTGAATGTATGGCTGATATCACAAACGCCAGTAAATGCTGTAAAACATGTAGCTTTTAGTTAAGGAAAATCACAAGTTCGCCTGTGCTTTAATGTAAATAACATTACAttcatttgaattttaaataaCATGTTAGTGTTGTTCaaccgatttttttttttatcagacagACAGAAGTCCAGCTCCACTGTACAACCCCTTCCCAAAAAAAATATCCAGTACACAATGATCCATTATTACACATTTGTTTCCACAGTCTTTTTAAAGAGAGCATCAGAACAACATTATAGCTGAAACATATACACTCCCCACTGTTGCGACACTGATAGTTGACATCACTCCCCTTGAGGGATGACTGTAGTAGCAGCAGGTACATAGATAAAGGGGGTATTTTTCATGTCCTAGTTGCATAATCAGGACAAAGTTAAACTTCCTGTACAGTCACTTCACAGTACACAGCGTCGTTTGTGATTGATTTATTACGGAGATCTTTTGGATTAGATAGCTACCACGTACTTAAAACGTTTCCATACcgcattttaaaaaaaagctttatGTGACTTTGCTGTTGTGCTGCCTGGATGTAATTAATGACACATGCGACCACAGTGACAGGCGGCCGCAGCCTTCAGAGGAAACTGCCTTGCTTATTCATAGCCATAAGTTTGTTGGCTGGTTAATGAGCAGCATCGCACTCTATTGCTCTTCAGGAGCAGTATGAGCGACTGCTGGTGATGTACCCTTCTACCATCATCATCCTCTCTGAGGAAAGCAACGGACTTTTCTACAAGGTCAGTAATTAAAGTCAAATCGCCAAAACTTATACCAGAGAATCCCTTTAAAGTCAGGGGTCTGTACGAAgagatgtgtgtctgtgtgtgtgtgtgtacgtgtgtgtgtgtgtgtgtgtgtgtacgtgtgtgtctgtgtgtgtgtacaggtttacatgtgtgtgtacgtgtgtgtctgtgtgtgtgtacaggtttacatgtgtgtgtgtacgtgtgtgtttctgtgtacatgtttacatgtgtgtatgtgtgtgtctgtgtacatgtttacgtgtgtgtgtctgtctgtctgtgtacaTGTTTACgtttgtgtgcatatgtgtgtgtctgtgtgtgtgcgtgtacatctttgcatgtgtgtgtgtgtgtgtttcttgtcAGCAGCATGTTCCATAATACTGTGACATTTACAagactttctgtttttacagGGAAAACTTCCACTTAACAGTATCAATGTAACTACACCTTGTCAAGAAGTTAAGCCAAACACATTTATGATTGAAGGTAATTGGACTTTTGAACCATAATGGCATGTAAATAAAAGAATGTGTTTTTCAGTAACTGTGTTACTAGCACAAATGTGATAAGCCAAAAATGTTACGAATTTGTAAATGTCATCGAATATACCGgtaatacaaatatatataagattttgtttcagtcaaccagttgagcataaagagtcacagtcacagtactcaactggttggttcaaacaaaatcctggtctggtcTTTTACTCTccggacctgaattacccaactctgtttATCAGGTACTGAATGGAAAGTTAACATGTACAATTATGATTTGCTTACAGGAAGACTGATTAACCCTATCATTGTGACCTGCATGGATGAAAATGAATTCTCCAACTGGATCAGTCATTTCAATATCATGGAAGTCCCAGTGTTacttccaccaccaccagtgTATGATATCATTTATACTCCAACCCAGTCAAAGGTAAAAGCAAACAGATCGGAATCAGAAGGCAGGCCTTCGTACAGCCTCCTTGGTGAACACAAACAGAAATCGGTGACGTGAACATAATGTTCCCTAGGAATTCGAGTTTGACAGATGGAGCGTTCGCAGCCATCCAGAACAGAGAGGCTCCCAAAAGGGGCGAGAATTACACGAACCCTCACTGCACAATTATATAGACAATCTGACATCACCTGGGTACAGCACCCCACTCTGCGTAAGTAAAGTACTTCAGTGAGTAGGTGGAAAGGTTTTTGTAATATTCACCGAACTGTACCGTACTTGCTGAAGTACAGTGAAAGTATGTTTAATTGTAAGATGTTTTTTTCACTGTATGATATTTTATTCACTctttaaaaaagcaaataaagatcctgtttacattttcagtgattttttttattatttatgcatgctgatgttttattttttctttctgtttaaaCGTCCAGTTACTCAAAGGGCTACTTCACACTTTACGCTACATGGCAGGTTTACTCTTCACTGCTCTGTCTCCATGCAGTTCAGCTCCAAGCAGCGAGGCTCGGGTAGCATGCATGAGCCGCCCCACCCAAACTCCAGGGCCGGCGGCATGTCGGCGCAGGTCAGGCCTGTCACAGAACGCCACCACCGGACGTCGCTTCGTGGCACCTCGGCCCATTATGGCTCCAACACCGCCACTGACATGCCACTGTCCCCCGTTTACAACTCCCCATACAGACCTGTGGAACACAATGCCTCCTACAGGCGGGAACAGGAATTTCCTCTTGTTAAGGTACTGAGCTATTTCCCATTGCTAAATGAATAGAGGCTACCTCACAATTAAAATTCCTGTGCATCTATTTAATGATGTGTGAACCTGCAATTAAagccatgaccttttttttgaCTTGAAATTGCATTTTCTGTTCAGTCAAACAGCTGGAGCGTGCCCTGGACACCTTCGACGGAACAGCTATCTGCGCCCCAGAGGAATTCTGATGTATGCATGTCCCGGAAGAATCTCTCCATCCTCTATGATGACCCCTGGACCCCTGGGATAGACCTACCAGGGGACAATTATGTGAAACCAATGGTGAGCAGTATAGACCCTCAACTTCACCTTAACTGTGGATGTAACCTTATCgtatataaaaacataaacctTATGAGGTAATGTTTTACCGCAAACCTATTCTAGGACATAAAATCAAATTCAGTCACTTTTTCCAGTTCATTCAATCTACTTCTTACCATTTATAGGggaccctgcatgggatgctaGTTTTAATTATTATATCTTTATTAGTTTGTTTTATCCATTCCGACTGCTTATTTCCACATTGTATATGTCATAATCTGCACTTCTCTTGTACCAAATTTCTCATCACAATCATTTGCTCTGTACATCCTGCATGCATCTCAGATGTATAATTTTCACACAACCATAATTTATAAAGGTGCTAACTACATCTCACTTGTTCTGTACCTGTACTCAGCATAATGGCAATAATctaatccagtgtttcccagtctggtccttggggactcacAGAGAGTCTATGTTTTTgcctcctcccagctcccagccagataatccacatttttgctccctcccaactcacAGTAGAagcaaaaaacatggactgtctgtgggcccctCGGGAACCAGATTGGAAAGCATtggtctaatctaatctaaaattgcttgaaaggaaaaaaaaaaatcactagtATATTTGCTACTTTTAATATGCAACTTTTCCCTCAATATCGTGGATCTCCACCCGTAGATGTCAAGACAGCAGTGGGCGAGGCGTGAAGATCCACCACTCCTGCCCTCGTCCTTCAGGCTCCAGCCCCCGCCTATAGGCCGGTGCAAGGCACTCCCTTCATACTCGCACCGCGAAGTCATTCATACCCCGGAGGCAAAAGGGTTCAAGTTACTGTCTCCACCTATAGGGGTGTCCAGGCAGAGAAATGTTACACAGGTGCATAAAACCGTACTCCACAAATCCTACTGGCTTGTAATTAACAATGACGTCACAGCAATTGTTGCACCCGGCTGAAATACTTTGAAATCCATTAGGAATTGACCAACTGCTGGGTAGTAATCCTTCCATTTAGGGGTTAAATACTGCAACAAGCTTATTGGTACTGAAATGCAACAATAGGCAATATATTCATGAATTAAATTGCCATGCTGTCTCCTTCTTGTATAGGCGACACTTCAGCCAGATGCCAGACATCACTTGCTTCCCGAGATATCAGCTGATTACTCACAAGGTGGGAATGCTAAGATTTCCCCTTCCTGCTCTTTCAGAGACACCCACAGGCAATGCTGTGATGCATAGTATGAGCAAAAGCCTCTTGACGTCATTGAGATGATTTATTATCTGCTGGGAAATATCTCAGTTAGATCTAGTGTTTGCCTGAGACATGGAAGGTTGTTTGGTTTCAAGTTAAATTGGCCAACAGGTTGTCATTCAAGACAGGGAtttagataataataatagttagtattatataatattttaaataatcatggttagatttaaTCTATATTAGATGGCAAAATTACAACCAC
This genomic interval from Paramormyrops kingsleyae isolate MSU_618 chromosome 8, PKINGS_0.4, whole genome shotgun sequence contains the following:
- the plekhn1 gene encoding uncharacterized protein plekhn1 isoform X1, yielding MGSSLSCIPHHNFQFSSKNFIRRNSRRLFRKKNPQEGQMKSNSIINILCTVTPRKEMSPKDLETIENIKWDPPFAYDPSAGWKKSSVNVKNYGRMIHSSKVQFRFLHCQDIHDCFLDLFQTHLHFVSNTTTGLTYQGTLPLRDLTVCKLQSSGNDTDRFGFEISGVGLNPIIVYCCSREELETWFGYLKEHVEGNGGTVVEEEAKTYTRVKNPECMVKSREELRNSVKNEPIYEWEGSHRDSLGPITYVSKVKVQHVPCEEQYERLLVMYPSTIIILSEESNGLFYKGKLPLNSINVTTPCQEVKPNTFMIEGRLINPIIVTCMDENEFSNWISHFNIMEVPVLLPPPPVYDIIYTPTQSKEFEFDRWSVRSHPEQRGSQKGRELHEPSLHNYIDNLTSPGYSTPLCFSSKQRGSGSMHEPPHPNSRAGGMSAQVRPVTERHHRTSLRGTSAHYGSNTATDMPLSPVYNSPYRPVEHNASYRREQEFPLVKSNSWSVPWTPSTEQLSAPQRNSDVCMSRKNLSILYDDPWTPGIDLPGDNYVKPMMSRQQWARREDPPLLPSSFRLQPPPIGRCKALPSYSHREVIHTPEAKGFKLLSPPIGVSRQRNVTQATLQPDARHHLLPEISADYSQEDISYLEPAEPDDQEVDYDNIWDFDCDNVMVQHFSQIPAYRTSAE
- the plekhn1 gene encoding uncharacterized protein plekhn1 isoform X3, whose product is MGSSLSCIPHHNFQFSSKNFIRRNSRRLFRKKNPQEGQMKSNSIINILCTVTPRKEMSPKDLETIENIKWDPPFAYDPSAGWKKSSVNVKNYGRMIHSSKVQFRFLHCQDIHDCFLDLFQTHLHFVSNTTTGLTYQGTLPLRDLTVCKLQSSGNDTDRFGFEISGVGLNPIIVYCCSREELETWFGYLKEHVEGNGGTVVEEEAKTYTRVKNPECMVKSREELRNSVKNEPIYEWEGSHRDSLGPITYVSKVKVQHVPCEEQYERLLVMYPSTIIILSEESNGLFYKGKLPLNSINVTTPCQEVKPNTFMIEGRLINPIIVTCMDENEFSNWISHFNIMEVPVLLPPPPVYDIIYTPTQSKEFEFDRWSVRSHPEQRGSQKGRELHEPSLHNYIDNLTSPGYSTPLCFSSKQRGSGSMHEPPHPNSRAGGMSAQVRPVTERHHRTSLRGTSAHYGSNTATDMPLSPVYNSPYRPVEHNASYRREQEFPLVKSNSWSVPWTPSTEQLSAPQRNSDVCMSRKNLSILYDDPWTPGIDLPGDNYVKPMMSRQQWARREDPPLLPSSFRLQPPPIGRCKALPSYSHREVIHTPEAKGFKLLSPPIGVSRQRNVTQATLQPDARHHLLPEISADYSQECCTR
- the plekhn1 gene encoding uncharacterized protein plekhn1 isoform X2; this encodes MGSSLSCIPHHNFQFSSKNFIRRNSRRLFRKKNPQEGQMKSNSIINILCTVTPRKEMSPKDLETIENIKWDPPFAYDPSAGWKKSSVNVKNYGRMIHSSKVQFRFLHCQDIHDCFLDLFQTHLHFVSNTTTGLTYQGTLPLRDLTVCKLQSSGNDTDRFGFEISGVGLNPIIVYCCSREELETWFGYLKEHVEGNGGTVVEEEAKTYTRVKNPECMVKSREELRNSVKNEPIYEWEGSHRDSLGPITYVSKVKVQHVPCEEQYERLLVMYPSTIIILSEESNGLFYKGKLPLNSINVTTPCQEVKPNTFMIEGRLINPIIVTCMDENEFSNWISHFNIMEVPVLLPPPPVYDIIYTPTQSKEFEFDRWSVRSHPEQRGSQKGRELHEPSLHNYIDNLTSPGYSTPLCFSSKQRGSGSMHEPPHPNSRAGGMSAQVRPVTERHHRTSLRGTSAHYGSNTATDMPLSPVYNSPYRPVEHNASYRREQEFPLVKSNSWSVPWTPSTEQLSAPQRNSDVCMSRKNLSILYDDPWTPGIDLPGDNYVKPMMSRQQWARREDPPLLPSSFRLQPPPIGRCKALPSYSHREVIHTPEAKGFKLLSPPIGVSRQRNVTQATLQPDARHHLLPEISADYSQEPDDQEVDYDNIWDFDCDNVMVQHFSQIPAYRTSAE